The uncultured Sphaerochaeta sp. genome includes the window AGGATTATGCAACCTTGAAGACCTCATCCACCCACTACAGTGGTGTGTTCTATAACAACAGCGTTGCAATGATGAACATGGGTTCATGGTTTATTGCCACCCTGATCGACCAGATTGCACAGGGCAAGACTGAATGCTCTGAGTGGGGTTTGGTCAAGTATCCCCATGCAGAGGGCGTTGCTCCTGGAACCACCCTTGGAACCATTACCAGCATTGGCGTAAGCAATGCTTCCAAGAAGAAAGATGCTGCATTTGATTTTGTGAAGTTCGTAACCGGTCCTGAAGGTGCCCAGATAATTGCAAAGACCGGAACCATTCCTGCAATCAAGGATGATAGCGTTATCGAGATCATCGCTTCCAAGCCTGGATTCCCAACCGATCAGGCAACACGTGATGCACTTCAGGTGCACAAGACCTATCTTGAGATGCCTTTGCATGAGAAGTCTGCAGAGATCGAGGTGGTGTTGAATCAGGTACATGATGAAATCATGACCAACAACATCAGTGTCGATGGCGGTATCAAGAAGATGAATGAGCAAATCCAGAAGATTCTGGGAAAATAGTTCTCCTTTTTTCGGTACAGGGGATGTTCATCCCCTGTGCCACATTCCAGAGCCGAGGATGGTTTCATGCCCTCAAAAAAAGCAACGTTAAAAAAACAGTTGGTGGCGTATAGTTTCATTGCACCCAACTTCATTGGGTTTGCCGTGTTTACCATGGTCCCCATCATATTTGCATTTGCACTTGCCTTCCTGCATTGGGATGGTTCAAATCCCATCACCTGGGCGGGATTAGGCAATTTTATTGATCTGTTTGACGATGATCAGTTCAAGGCTGCCTTGAAAAATACCATTGTCTATACAGCAGGGACGGTTCCCCTTACCTTGGTCGCAAGTCTGTTTCTTGCGGTCATTCTCAATCAGGGATTCAAAGCCCGCAATTTCTTTAGGACAGTGAGTTTTTTTCCCTATGTAGCTTCCTTGGTTGCCGTTGCGGCAGTCTGGAATATGATCTTCAACCCATCCAAGGGTCCTGTCAATATGTTGCTCTATACATTGGGTTTTGAGTCGGTACCCGGATGGGCAGCCGACAAGGATTGGGCGATGATCACCATCGTTTTCTTCAGTGTCTGGAAATACATGGGCTATTATATGATTATTTATCTTGCTGGTTTACAAGGAATAAACCCTGAGCTCTATGAAGCAGCAAGCCTCGATGGAACCAATGCATGGCAACGATTCCGCTATGTTACCATTCCTCAGCTTAGTGGTGTTTCCTTCTTTGTAATGGTCATGCTTACCATTCAGTGCTTCAAGGTATATGACATTGTGTACATGGTTACCCAGGGAGGCCCGGGTACTGCTACCTTGGTACTCGTTTACGATATTTATAACAAAGCCTTCATCAGTTGGAATCTTGGTTCTGCAAGCGCAGTTGCCATGGTGCTCTTTATCCTGGTTCTCGCCGTTACATTGGTTCAGTTCAACGGTGAGAAGCGGATGCATTAGGAGGACGCCATGCAAGTTAGAACCAGAAAAACCACCAAATCCACCATTGCAGTTTATCTCTTGCTTATCCTCTCAGCGCTGGTGATGTTGTTGCCCTTTGCCTGGATGCTCAGCGCATCGCTTAAGCTCGACAAGGATGTGTTTTCTTTTCCAATTCAGTGGATCCCCTCTGAGCCGCGATGGGAAAACTATGCAGAAATCTGGACAACCATCCCCTTGGGGTTGTTTATCAGGAATACAGCCAAGCTGACCGTTATTGTGACATTTCTCCAACTTTTAACCTCTTCGTTTGCTGCCTATGCGTTTGCGAAGTTGCAGTTCAAAGGAAGAAATCTCCTGTTTCTCGGGTATGTAGCTACCATTGCCATGCCTTGGCATGTGTATATGGTTCCTCAGTTCATCATGATGCGCTCCTTCGGACTGAACAACACCCACCTGGCAATTATCTTTCTTCAGGCATTCAGTGCTTTTGGGGTGTTCTTGATGAAACAGTTCTACATGAGTGTTCCCGATGAGCTGTGTGAGGCAGCAAGAATCGATGGGATGAGTGAGTACAGTATCTGGTGGAAGATCATGCTGCCACTTTCAAAGCCTGCACTCTCCACCTTGACGATCTTCACATTTGTAAACACATGGAATGACTTCCTCGGTCCTTTGCTCTATCTTACTCGGACCGAGCTGAAGACCATCCAGATTGGACTGAGAATGTTCATAAGCCAGTACTCCAGTGAGTACGGCTTGATCATGGCAGCCAGCGTGGTTGCCTTGGTTCCGGTAGTCATTGTCTTTCTCTCCCTGCAAAAGTTCTTTGTCCAGGGAGTGGCCACTGCGGGGCTGAAGGGGTAGGTATGCAAGAAATAACGCAGGAAGCCGTTCAGCGTGCATTGGATGAGGCCGTTTCGCAGGTGAGGCGGAATCTCCCTGTGTTCACCTA containing:
- a CDS encoding sugar ABC transporter permease, with the translated sequence MPSKKATLKKQLVAYSFIAPNFIGFAVFTMVPIIFAFALAFLHWDGSNPITWAGLGNFIDLFDDDQFKAALKNTIVYTAGTVPLTLVASLFLAVILNQGFKARNFFRTVSFFPYVASLVAVAAVWNMIFNPSKGPVNMLLYTLGFESVPGWAADKDWAMITIVFFSVWKYMGYYMIIYLAGLQGINPELYEAASLDGTNAWQRFRYVTIPQLSGVSFFVMVMLTIQCFKVYDIVYMVTQGGPGTATLVLVYDIYNKAFISWNLGSASAVAMVLFILVLAVTLVQFNGEKRMH
- a CDS encoding carbohydrate ABC transporter permease produces the protein MQVRTRKTTKSTIAVYLLLILSALVMLLPFAWMLSASLKLDKDVFSFPIQWIPSEPRWENYAEIWTTIPLGLFIRNTAKLTVIVTFLQLLTSSFAAYAFAKLQFKGRNLLFLGYVATIAMPWHVYMVPQFIMMRSFGLNNTHLAIIFLQAFSAFGVFLMKQFYMSVPDELCEAARIDGMSEYSIWWKIMLPLSKPALSTLTIFTFVNTWNDFLGPLLYLTRTELKTIQIGLRMFISQYSSEYGLIMAASVVALVPVVIVFLSLQKFFVQGVATAGLKG